One Molothrus ater isolate BHLD 08-10-18 breed brown headed cowbird chromosome 34, BPBGC_Mater_1.1, whole genome shotgun sequence genomic window carries:
- the LOC118700676 gene encoding olfactory receptor 14I1-like produces MSNSSCIRHFLLLALADTRQLQLLHFCLLLGISLAALLGNGLIISAVACGHHLHTPMFFFLLNLALSDLGSICTTVPKAMHNSLWDTSNISYTGCAAQLFFFVFFISAEFSLLTIMCYDRYVSICKPLHYGTLLGSRACAHMAAAAWASAFLNALMHTANTFSLPLCHGNALGQFFCEIPQILKLSCSKCYLRELGLLAVSGCLGLGCFVFIVFSYVQIFRAVLRIPSEQGRHKAFSTCLPHLAVVSLFLSTGIFSNLKPPSMSSPSLDLSLSVLYSVVPPALNPLIYSLRNQELKAAVWRLMTGCFQKH; encoded by the coding sequence atgtcgaacagcagctgcatcaggcacttcctcctgctggcattggcagacacgcggcagctgcagctcctgcacttctgcctcttgctgggcatctccctggctgccctcctgggaaacggcctcatcatcagcgccgtagcctgtggccaccacctgcacacgcccatgttcttcttcctgctcaacctggccctcagcgacctgggctccatctgcaccactgtccccaaagccatgcacaattccctctgggacaccagcaacatctcctacactggatgtgctgcacagctctttttctttgtgttcttcatctcagcagaattttccctgctgaccattatgtgctacgaccgctacgtttccatctgcaaacccctgcactacgggaccctcctgggcagcagagcttgtgcccacatggcagcagctgcctgggccagtgcctttctcaatgctctcatgcacacggccaatacattttccctgcccctgtgccatggcaatgccctgggccagttcttctgtgaaattccacagatcctcaagctctcctgctccaagTGCTATCTCAGGGAACTGGGGCTTCTTGCTGTTAGTGGCTGTTTAGGACTCGGCTGTTTTGTGTTCATcgttttctcctatgtgcagatcttcagagctgtgctgaggatcccctctgagcagggacggcacaaagccttttccacctgcctccctcacctggctgtggtctctctgttcctcagcactggtATATTTTCCAacctgaagcccccctccatgtcctccccatccctggatctgtccctgtcagttctgtactcagtggtgcctccagccctgaaccccctcatctacagcctgaggaaccaggagctcaaggctgcagtgtggagactgATGACTGGATGCTTCCAGAAACATTAA